In the Mastacembelus armatus chromosome 17, fMasArm1.2, whole genome shotgun sequence genome, one interval contains:
- the LOC113133909 gene encoding 5'-AMP-activated protein kinase subunit gamma-1-like isoform X4 has protein sequence MKRFGSLRRSKKRKEQDGLGGRHQSEASCLSASGVSTPPTTPTQASSQPVFTRDSQLSGPSPERLEPSSRSHSLSTPPDTGQRLSIPSAKPPIPSSSPVPSYSTSQVYGLIEGMLEKLELDDDAAEPESDIYMRFMKSHKCYDIVPTSSKLVVFDTALQVKKAFFALVANGVRAAPLWDTEKQSFVGMLTITDFIIILHRYYKSPMVQIYELEEHKLETWREVYLQATFKPLVNISPDASLFDAVYTLIRNKIHRLPVIDPVTGNALYILTHKRILKFLQLFMCEMPKPAFMKQTLGELGIGTYHDIAFIHPDTPIIKALNIFVERRVSALPVVDDSGKVVDIYSKFDVINLAAEKTYNNLDITVTQALKHRSQYFEGVVKCHKMETMETIVDRIVKAEVHRLVVVDERSSIEGIVSLSDILQALVLSPAGRKRDCFTHGWL, from the exons CATCTGGGGTCTCTACACCACCAACCACCCCAACCCAGGCGTCCAGCCAACCTGTTTTCACCCGGGACTCTCAGCTGAGCGGCCCCAGTCCTGAACGCCTGGAACCAAGCTCCCGATCCCACTCCCTCTCCACACCCCCAGACACAGGACAGCGCCTGAGCATCCCCTCTGCTAAACCCCCGATTCCTTCTTCGAGCCCTGTGCCATCTTACTCTACCTCACAA GTCTACGGTTTAATCGAAGGCATGCTGGAGAAACTTGAACTAGATGATGACG ctgctgaaCCTGAAAGTGATATTTACATGCGCTTTATGAAATCCCATAAGTGCTACGACATTGTCCCCACAAGCTCCAAGCTGGTTGTGTTTGACACAGCACTACAA GTTAAGAAAGCGTTTTTTGCCTTGGTAGCCAATGGTGTACGAGCTGCTCCACTGTgggacacagaaaaacagagcttTGTGG GAATGCTGACAATCACAGATTTCATCATCATATTACACAGATACTACAAGTCACCAATG GTACAGATTTATGAATTAGAGGAACATAAGCTTGAGACATGGAGAG AGGTTTACCTTCAAGCAACATTTAAACCTCTGGTCAACATATCACCTGATGCAAG CCTATTTGATGCAGTGTACACTCTCATCAGAAATAAAATTCACCGCCTGCCTGTCATTGATCCTGTCACAGGGAATGCACTTTATATACTTACACACAAGAGGATCCTCAAGTTCCTCCAGCTCTTT ATGTGTGAAATGCCAAAGCCAGCTTTTATGAAGCAGACTCTTGGGGAGCTGGGCATTGGTACATACCATGACATTGCTTTCATCCACCCGGACACACCCATCATCAAAGCACTCAACATCTTTGTGGAGAGACGAGTGTCTGCTTTGCCTGTAGTGGATGACTCAG GCAAAGTTGTGGATATTTACTCCAAGTTTGACGTgatt aacCTGGCTGCTGAGAAGACATACAACAATCTGGACATTACAGTGACACAGGCTCTGAAACATCGTTCTCAGTACTTTGAAGGAGTTGTGAAGTGCCATAAAATGGAAACAATGGAGACCATTGTGGACAGAATAGTCAAAGCAGAA GTGCATCGGTTAGTGGTAGTGGATGAGCGATCCAGCATTGAAGGCATCGTTTCCCTGTCAGACATCCTCCAGGCTCTGGTGCTTAGCCCTGCAG GTAGGAAACGCGACTGTTTTACTCATGGCTGGCTGTAA
- the LOC113133909 gene encoding 5'-AMP-activated protein kinase subunit gamma-2-like isoform X5, with translation MWKPFPVVYGLIEGMLEKLELDDDAAEPESDIYMRFMKSHKCYDIVPTSSKLVVFDTALQVKKAFFALVANGVRAAPLWDTEKQSFVGMLTITDFIIILHRYYKSPMVQIYELEEHKLETWREVYLQATFKPLVNISPDASLFDAVYTLIRNKIHRLPVIDPVTGNALYILTHKRILKFLQLFMCEMPKPAFMKQTLGELGIGTYHDIAFIHPDTPIIKALNIFVERRVSALPVVDDSGKVVDIYSKFDVINLAAEKTYNNLDITVTQALKHRSQYFEGVVKCHKMETMETIVDRIVKAEVHRLVVVDERSSIEGIVSLSDILQALVLSPAGRKRDCFTHGWL, from the exons ATGTGGAAACCTTTTCCAGTG GTCTACGGTTTAATCGAAGGCATGCTGGAGAAACTTGAACTAGATGATGACG ctgctgaaCCTGAAAGTGATATTTACATGCGCTTTATGAAATCCCATAAGTGCTACGACATTGTCCCCACAAGCTCCAAGCTGGTTGTGTTTGACACAGCACTACAA GTTAAGAAAGCGTTTTTTGCCTTGGTAGCCAATGGTGTACGAGCTGCTCCACTGTgggacacagaaaaacagagcttTGTGG GAATGCTGACAATCACAGATTTCATCATCATATTACACAGATACTACAAGTCACCAATG GTACAGATTTATGAATTAGAGGAACATAAGCTTGAGACATGGAGAG AGGTTTACCTTCAAGCAACATTTAAACCTCTGGTCAACATATCACCTGATGCAAG CCTATTTGATGCAGTGTACACTCTCATCAGAAATAAAATTCACCGCCTGCCTGTCATTGATCCTGTCACAGGGAATGCACTTTATATACTTACACACAAGAGGATCCTCAAGTTCCTCCAGCTCTTT ATGTGTGAAATGCCAAAGCCAGCTTTTATGAAGCAGACTCTTGGGGAGCTGGGCATTGGTACATACCATGACATTGCTTTCATCCACCCGGACACACCCATCATCAAAGCACTCAACATCTTTGTGGAGAGACGAGTGTCTGCTTTGCCTGTAGTGGATGACTCAG GCAAAGTTGTGGATATTTACTCCAAGTTTGACGTgatt aacCTGGCTGCTGAGAAGACATACAACAATCTGGACATTACAGTGACACAGGCTCTGAAACATCGTTCTCAGTACTTTGAAGGAGTTGTGAAGTGCCATAAAATGGAAACAATGGAGACCATTGTGGACAGAATAGTCAAAGCAGAA GTGCATCGGTTAGTGGTAGTGGATGAGCGATCCAGCATTGAAGGCATCGTTTCCCTGTCAGACATCCTCCAGGCTCTGGTGCTTAGCCCTGCAG GTAGGAAACGCGACTGTTTTACTCATGGCTGGCTGTAA
- the LOC113133909 gene encoding 5'-AMP-activated protein kinase subunit gamma-2-like isoform X6, translated as MLEKLELDDDAAEPESDIYMRFMKSHKCYDIVPTSSKLVVFDTALQVKKAFFALVANGVRAAPLWDTEKQSFVGMLTITDFIIILHRYYKSPMVQIYELEEHKLETWREVYLQATFKPLVNISPDASLFDAVYTLIRNKIHRLPVIDPVTGNALYILTHKRILKFLQLFMCEMPKPAFMKQTLGELGIGTYHDIAFIHPDTPIIKALNIFVERRVSALPVVDDSGKVVDIYSKFDVINLAAEKTYNNLDITVTQALKHRSQYFEGVVKCHKMETMETIVDRIVKAEVHRLVVVDERSSIEGIVSLSDILQALVLSPAGRKRDCFTHGWL; from the exons ATGCTGGAGAAACTTGAACTAGATGATGACG ctgctgaaCCTGAAAGTGATATTTACATGCGCTTTATGAAATCCCATAAGTGCTACGACATTGTCCCCACAAGCTCCAAGCTGGTTGTGTTTGACACAGCACTACAA GTTAAGAAAGCGTTTTTTGCCTTGGTAGCCAATGGTGTACGAGCTGCTCCACTGTgggacacagaaaaacagagcttTGTGG GAATGCTGACAATCACAGATTTCATCATCATATTACACAGATACTACAAGTCACCAATG GTACAGATTTATGAATTAGAGGAACATAAGCTTGAGACATGGAGAG AGGTTTACCTTCAAGCAACATTTAAACCTCTGGTCAACATATCACCTGATGCAAG CCTATTTGATGCAGTGTACACTCTCATCAGAAATAAAATTCACCGCCTGCCTGTCATTGATCCTGTCACAGGGAATGCACTTTATATACTTACACACAAGAGGATCCTCAAGTTCCTCCAGCTCTTT ATGTGTGAAATGCCAAAGCCAGCTTTTATGAAGCAGACTCTTGGGGAGCTGGGCATTGGTACATACCATGACATTGCTTTCATCCACCCGGACACACCCATCATCAAAGCACTCAACATCTTTGTGGAGAGACGAGTGTCTGCTTTGCCTGTAGTGGATGACTCAG GCAAAGTTGTGGATATTTACTCCAAGTTTGACGTgatt aacCTGGCTGCTGAGAAGACATACAACAATCTGGACATTACAGTGACACAGGCTCTGAAACATCGTTCTCAGTACTTTGAAGGAGTTGTGAAGTGCCATAAAATGGAAACAATGGAGACCATTGTGGACAGAATAGTCAAAGCAGAA GTGCATCGGTTAGTGGTAGTGGATGAGCGATCCAGCATTGAAGGCATCGTTTCCCTGTCAGACATCCTCCAGGCTCTGGTGCTTAGCCCTGCAG GTAGGAAACGCGACTGTTTTACTCATGGCTGGCTGTAA